In Girardinichthys multiradiatus isolate DD_20200921_A chromosome 18, DD_fGirMul_XY1, whole genome shotgun sequence, a single window of DNA contains:
- the lamtor1 gene encoding ragulator complex protein LAMTOR1 has product MGCCYSGEDDSSREKSDETDPLIPHPNPVSKPPNGTDWITTSVPSAQTDGQALLTSILTKTAQNIIDVSAADSVVMEQHEIMDKARQYSTKLAVLSTSLPQKKVLTLPSLTSQPHQVLASDLVPYSDVQQVSKIAAYTYSAISQIKVDAKEELVVQFAIP; this is encoded by the exons ATGGGGTGCTGTTACAGTGGCGAGGACGACAGCTCCAGAGAG AAGTCCGACGAGACTGATCCGCTGATCCCCCACCCGAACCCCGTGAGCAAACCTCCAAATGGGACAGACTGGATCACAACCAGTGTCCCCTCTGCACAGACAGATGGACAAGCCCTCCTTACATCCATCTTGACAAAGACTGCGCA GAACATCATTGATGTCTCAGCAGCTGATTCTGTTGTGATGGAGCAACATGAAATCATGGACAAAGCTAGGCAGTACAG tACAAAACTGGCTGTGTTGAGCACCAGCTTGCCACAGAAGAAAGTCCTCACGCTTCCCTCCCTAACCAGCCAGCCCCACCAAGTGCTTGCAAGTGACCTTGTTCCATACTCGGATGTTCAGCAG GTATCCAAGATAGCTGCTTACACATACAGTGCAATCTCTCAGATCAAAGTGGATGCTAAAGAGGAGCTGGTCGTCCAGTTTGCCATTCCCTGA
- the lrrc51 gene encoding leucine rich repeat containing 51 isoform X2, with protein sequence MEQRLLKVFMDQIMHGAPVDLSFRSLSRLTDAWTEIPCSSLRPLKKNSERKYLSCSLRLSNNSITDLCDLHQTVCHFLAEPSHLAWLDLSFNKLSHIEQVLCELPGLRVLYLHGNSIYTLSEVDRLGVLPHLHSITLHGNPIEAYKTYRNRVISALPQLKTMDFGGVTQQERVLAKLWHQSNTRCRNSRKSLH encoded by the exons ATGGAGCAAAG GTTGTTGAAAGTGTTCATGGATCAGATTATGCATGGAGCTCCGGTGGATCTATCTTTCAGAAGTCTCAGCAGGCTGACAG ACGCTTGGACAGAGATTCCCTGCAGCAGTCTCCGacctttaaagaaaaactctgaaagGAAATACCTCAGCTGCTCACTGCGTCTCAGTAACAACAGCATCACTGACCTGTGTGACCTCCATCAGACGGTGTGCCACTTCCTGGCTGAACCCTCACATCTGGCCTGGCTGGACCTTTCCTTTAACAAACTCTCACATATAGAACAG GTTTTGTGTGAGTTGCCTGGACTCCGTGTGTTATATCTTCATGGAAACAGCATTTATACTCTGTCAGAGGTGGACAGGTTGGGTGTGCTGCCCCATCTCCACTCCATCACTCTGCATGGAAACCCTATAGAGGCATATAAGACTTACAG GAATCGTGTGATCTCTGCGTTGCCGCAGTTAAAAACAATGGACTTTGGTGGTGTGACGCAGCAGGAGCGAGTCCTGGCAAAGCTCTGGCATCAAAGCAACACCCGCTGCAGAAACAGCAGGAAGAGTCTCCACTGA
- the lrrc51 gene encoding leucine rich repeat containing 51 isoform X1, protein MIKNIKTPTIKTGSHKVMLLKVFMDQIMHGAPVDLSFRSLSRLTDAWTEIPCSSLRPLKKNSERKYLSCSLRLSNNSITDLCDLHQTVCHFLAEPSHLAWLDLSFNKLSHIEQVLCELPGLRVLYLHGNSIYTLSEVDRLGVLPHLHSITLHGNPIEAYKTYRNRVISALPQLKTMDFGGVTQQERVLAKLWHQSNTRCRNSRKSLH, encoded by the exons ATGATCAAAAATATAAAGACACCTACGATAAAAACGGGATCGCACAAAGTAAT GTTGTTGAAAGTGTTCATGGATCAGATTATGCATGGAGCTCCGGTGGATCTATCTTTCAGAAGTCTCAGCAGGCTGACAG ACGCTTGGACAGAGATTCCCTGCAGCAGTCTCCGacctttaaagaaaaactctgaaagGAAATACCTCAGCTGCTCACTGCGTCTCAGTAACAACAGCATCACTGACCTGTGTGACCTCCATCAGACGGTGTGCCACTTCCTGGCTGAACCCTCACATCTGGCCTGGCTGGACCTTTCCTTTAACAAACTCTCACATATAGAACAG GTTTTGTGTGAGTTGCCTGGACTCCGTGTGTTATATCTTCATGGAAACAGCATTTATACTCTGTCAGAGGTGGACAGGTTGGGTGTGCTGCCCCATCTCCACTCCATCACTCTGCATGGAAACCCTATAGAGGCATATAAGACTTACAG GAATCGTGTGATCTCTGCGTTGCCGCAGTTAAAAACAATGGACTTTGGTGGTGTGACGCAGCAGGAGCGAGTCCTGGCAAAGCTCTGGCATCAAAGCAACACCCGCTGCAGAAACAGCAGGAAGAGTCTCCACTGA
- the lrrc51 gene encoding leucine rich repeat containing 51 isoform X3 has product MDQIMHGAPVDLSFRSLSRLTDAWTEIPCSSLRPLKKNSERKYLSCSLRLSNNSITDLCDLHQTVCHFLAEPSHLAWLDLSFNKLSHIEQVLCELPGLRVLYLHGNSIYTLSEVDRLGVLPHLHSITLHGNPIEAYKTYRNRVISALPQLKTMDFGGVTQQERVLAKLWHQSNTRCRNSRKSLH; this is encoded by the exons ATGGATCAGATTATGCATGGAGCTCCGGTGGATCTATCTTTCAGAAGTCTCAGCAGGCTGACAG ACGCTTGGACAGAGATTCCCTGCAGCAGTCTCCGacctttaaagaaaaactctgaaagGAAATACCTCAGCTGCTCACTGCGTCTCAGTAACAACAGCATCACTGACCTGTGTGACCTCCATCAGACGGTGTGCCACTTCCTGGCTGAACCCTCACATCTGGCCTGGCTGGACCTTTCCTTTAACAAACTCTCACATATAGAACAG GTTTTGTGTGAGTTGCCTGGACTCCGTGTGTTATATCTTCATGGAAACAGCATTTATACTCTGTCAGAGGTGGACAGGTTGGGTGTGCTGCCCCATCTCCACTCCATCACTCTGCATGGAAACCCTATAGAGGCATATAAGACTTACAG GAATCGTGTGATCTCTGCGTTGCCGCAGTTAAAAACAATGGACTTTGGTGGTGTGACGCAGCAGGAGCGAGTCCTGGCAAAGCTCTGGCATCAAAGCAACACCCGCTGCAGAAACAGCAGGAAGAGTCTCCACTGA